DNA from Acidobacteriota bacterium:
CTGATTTTGAGTAATACTTTATTTCCGGCTGTGTGCTGATTGAACGGAGAATGAGAATGAAGCGACGGGTTTTCCTGCAGAATTCGTTGGCTGGGTTGGGTGGCGTAATTTTCGCTGGTTCGCGGGCCTTTGCCGCAGCCAAAGCTTACGACGTGGTGGTTTATGGGGCGACGGCATCGGGCGTTGCAGCAGCGGTGGCAGCGGCGCGGCAGGGAGCGCGGGCGGCGCTGGTTGAGCCCGGCACTCATCTGGGAGGGATGGTTTCCGGAGGGCTGGGCCACACCGATACGGGGAGGATTGAAACCATCGGCGGCATCTCGCTGGAATTTTTCAAGCGCGTGGGGCGGCACTACAACCAGCCCGTCGCCTGGGATTTTGAGCCGCATGTGGCCGAGGACGTATTCAAGACGATGGCACGCGAGGCCAGGGTGAACGTGGTATATGACACTTGCCTGCGCGAGCGCGGCGCCGTGCAGAGGAAAGACAACCGCATCACAAGCATCACCATGGAAAACGGCGAAGTTTTCTCCGGCCAGGTTTTTATTGACGCAAGCTACGAAGGCGACCTGATGGCGCAATCCGGCGTGACGTTTACCTGGGGGCGCGAGGGCCGGAACCAGTACGATGAATCCTTTGCCGGAGTGCGCGACGGGCACAGATACGCCGGCCACTGGTTTGAGGTCCCGGTGTCGGCATACGATTCACGGCACCAGCTGCTCCCATACGTCTACCGGGGCCCGCGTGGTAAGGCCGGGACGGCCGACAAAAAAGTGCAGGCGTACAACTTCCGCATGTGCCTGACGAAGGACAAGAGCAATCAAATCCCGATTCCGAGGCCGGACAATTATAATCCGCATGACTATGAACTGCTGACCCGGCTGATAGCTGCGACGGTCGAGGCGAAAAAAAGCCTTCCGCGGCTGGGAGAGCTGATTATTATTTCTAACTTGCCGAACGGCAAAGCGGACATCAACAATCACGGGGCCTTTTCAACGGACTATATCGGCAGGAACTGGGATTATCCGAACGCCAGCTACGAGCGCCGGGGCGAATCATGGCGCGAACACGCGAATTACACGGCCGGATTCTTTTACTATCTTGGCCACGACCATCGCGTGCCCAGCGAGTTGCGCAAGGAGGTACTGAAATGGGGCCTGGCGAAGGATGAATTCACCGACACGGGAAGCTGGCCGTTCCAGCTCTATGTGCGGGAATCGCGGCGCATGGTGGGCGAATACGTGATGGTACAGCGCGATCTTGGGACGGAGGCGACAAAGCCCGACGCCGTTGGAATGGGCTCATACAACACGGACTCGCACAACGTGCAGCGCTATGTAGATGAAAAGGGCAACGTCCAGAACGAGGGCGACGTGGAGGTCCCGACCGTCCCGTTCCAGATTCCTTACCGTGTGCTGTTGCCCAAACGCGAGGAGTGTGGCAACCTGCTGGTTCCAGTGTGCGCTTCGGCTTCGCACATCGGCTACGGCGCACTGCGGCTGGAGCCAGTCTATATGATTATGGGAGAAGCGGCCGGCGTAGCGGCAACCATGGCGGCTGACAGGAGCCAGGCGGTGCAGACAGTCGATTCGGGTGCGCTGGCAAAGGAGTTGACCAAGCGCGGAGCCGTGATGGAGTGGACCAATCCGGAGCGTCTGCAACTGAAGCCCGTTGTTTGATACTCTGGTAGCGCTGATATTCAGTTTATCGCTACGGTCGCACAGTGCGCCTGAGAGTTGAAACGAGGAGGCAAAATGCCAAGGATTTTTGAACCGCAAGCTGAGGCTTATATCAATTCGCTGCTGCCAGCGCGGGATGCTGTACTTCGCAAGATGGAAAGCTACGCCGCGAAGCATGATGTTCCCATCGTGGGGCCGGCGTGCGCCCGCGTGCTTCTTCAACTGGCGCTGCTGGTTCGCGCGCGCCGGGTGTTTGAGATGGGCTCAGCCATTGGGTATTCAACGGTGTGGTTGGCCCGGGCCGTCGGGCCGCGCGGAAAAGTTTTCTATACAGACGGCGATCCGGCTAATGCCGAGCGCGCGCGGGCCTATCTGCGCGAGGCGGGAGTGCTGGGCCGCGTGAAAATCATGGTGGGCGACGCGCTTGAATCACTGAAGGTGACGCCGGGGCAGTTTGACCTGATTTTCAATGATGTTTCCAAGACGCAATATCCTGAAGTATTCAAACTGGCGGTTCCAAGGGTGCGCGTGGGAGGGTTGTTTATAACCGACAACGTGCTGTGGCATGGAAAAGTGGCGCAGCCTGCCGCCGCGGATGATGCGGAAACCCGCGCCGTACAGAAGTTCAACAGGCTCGTTTACAAATCGCCGGACCTTTTGACCACGATTGTTCCGCTCCGCGACGGGCTGGCCGTGTGCTTAAAACAGAAATGAGGCAGCGAGCTCTTGTCGGCCGTGCGTCAATTCATCATGCCTTTGAGGCGCCCAACCATTTGGAGGACTTCCTGGACCTCGGGGTCTTCGCTTTCTGCCAGCTTCAGATACACCTTCAATTCTCTGACGGCGTCGGAATAGCGGCGCATGGCAAAGAAGACCATTCCCCGGTCGCGAACGTTGGTAAGAACGTCCTCACGGGTGGCAAGTGAAAGCTCGATCATGGTGAGGACTTTGGAATAATCGCGGCGCCGGTAATACGTCCCTTTCAGATTGTTGAGCATGCGCGCAAGGATCTGCTTTTTAGTGCAAGTGGCAAAATATTCCGGCTTGAGCTCCGTCTCAGGCCCGAAGTGTTCCCTGAGCAGGGCCGAGCAGTCAGAGTTGGAGAGCACGGCCCCACAATGGAAGGGATCGATGATAATCTCCGCTGGCGGTCCGGGGTGCTTCACCAGAAAATGGCCCGGGAATCCCACCCCGGCCACAGGCACTCCCTTTCGCCGCGCAACTTCCGTGTACACCAGAGAGAGCGTGATCGGAATTCCCTTTTTGCGCTCCAACACGTCGTTCAGATAGCTGTTGCGGGGATCATCGTACTCTTTTGTGTTGCCCCTGAATTCTTCTTCCTCAAACAGGACTCTGTTGATGGCTGCGATGTTAGCCAGCGCCGAAAATGTCGGGTCGGCCTCGATGCGGGCGGCCAGCCGGTCGAGCTTCTCGATGAAGGGCGCAGGATCAAGCCTGGGGTATTCGGTGACGGCAATGGCCAAGGCTGCTTCTGCGAGGTCAATCTGCTCGTCGGGACAGTCTGTGATTGCCTCAAATTGGCGAATGGGGTCGATCTGAATCAACTCAAACTCCGGTTTTTTGACGGGATCCAATTACTACGTTACCAGATTCTGGCTGCATTTGGAGTTTCGTTTTTCGGAGTGCGGGGGAAGCCGGCAGTCTGGGGCCCTCAGGTCAGTTGGCAGAAAAGGCAGGAGTACAAAATATTCGCCGCAGACAAACTGTTCCTGAACTATTGCGGTCAATCACTCAAGAGCCGAACCCGACAATCACCGAACGACCAGAGTGTCTGGCTTGCGGCGCGACGCCATCCATTACTTCGCGTGCGAACTTTCAGCCAGGAACTTTTCAGCGTCCATTGCTGCCATGCAGCCCGTGCCTGCTGCCGTCACTGCCTGCCGGTAGATGTGGTCGCGGCAGTCGCCGGCTGCAAAAACGCCTGGGACGTTCGTGTGTGAACCATCATGCGTCACCAGGTAGCCCACGTCGTTCATTTCAAGCTGGCCCTTAAAAAGCCCGGTGTTGGGGGAATGCCCAATGGCAATGAAGACGCCGTGAACATCTCTGACCGCTTCTTCTCCCGTTTCGACGTTTTTCAACCGGACGCCTGTCACTTCGCCCCTGGCAGGGTCGAGCACATCGGTCACCACCGTGTTCCAGACGGGATTGATGATCTTGTTGTCGAACATGCGTTTCTGCATGATCTTTGAGGCACGCAGTTGGCCGCGCCGGTGCACCACGGTTACCTGCTTTGCATAACGCGTAAGAAACAGCGCGTCCTCTGCCGCAGTGTCCCCGCCGCCGACCACCACTACGTCCTTGCCGCGGTAGAAGTAACCATCACAGGTGGCGCAGGTTGAAACACCGTGGCCCAGCAGCTTGCGCTCGGATTCAAGGCCCAGCAGCTTGGCCGAGGCGCCCGTTGCCACAATCAGAGCCTGCGTTTCGATCGTTTCCTTGTCCACGTCCAGTGAAAAGGGGCGCCTTGAAAGATCGGCGCGGGTGACCTGCCCTTCCCGGCATTCCGCACCGAACTCCTCCGCCTGCTTTTGCATCAGTTCAATCAGCTCGGGCCCCTGGACACCTTTGGGGAAACCGGGATAATTTTCAACCAGTGTGGTGAGCGTGAGCTGGCCTCCAGCCTCATGCCCGCGAACCACCAGAGGATTCAGATTGGCGCGGCCGGCGTAGATTGCCGCCGTCAGTCCCGCGCAACCCGACCCGATAATCACAACATTTCGCACCATATAAGGTTCCTTCTTTATTGGCTTATCCTCAACAGAAGCGTTATCTTATCCTATGTGTGAATCTTCGTACAGCCGCATATCCAAAGCTGGCTGCAATTCGCAGATTCAATGGGGCACGCGATTCATGAGCTTTGTGCACCATTTGGTTTTGATGCTACAAACCCCCTTCGGTTTCTTTACCCGTCCACGGCTTCAGGCTATGGGGTAAAGGCAAGATCGAAAAACCATGAATGCAGTAAGCCTTGAGAAAGTCACAAAGCGCTACGATTCCTTCGATGCGGTCAGATGCCTGACGATGGAAATCAAGGAGGGCGCCGTCTTTGGGCTGCTCGGGCCGAACGGCGCGGGCAAAACCACGACGCTGCGCATGATTGTCCGCATCCTGATTCCCGACGAGGGATCGGTCGAGGTTCTGGGCCAGCCGCTGAGCGAACGGACGCAGGACCTGATCGGGTACCTGCCGGAAGAACGCGGCCTCTACCGGCAGATGCGACTGCTAGAAATCCTTCGGTTCCTGGGAGCGCTGAAAGGTCTTTCGGAAGCAGAATCGGAGCGCCGCGCGCGGGTCTGGCTCGATCGGCTGGGGCTGGGGGACCGGTTTAACGACGAGGTTAACAGCCTGTCACGCGGCATGCAGCAGAAAATTCAGTTTATTGCCGCTATTATTCACCGGCCGCAGCTGGTTATCCTGGATGAGCCTTTCACCGGGCTCGATCCTGTGAACGCCGCCATCATCAAAGACGTCATGTTGGAGCTGCGCAATCAGGGCGCCACCATCATCCTTTCGACCCACCGCATGGACCAGGTGGAGCAGATGTGCGATTCCATCTGCCTGATGAACAAAGGGCAGAAGCTTCTGGATGGCGACCTGAAAGCCATCAAGAAATCTTACGGCAACAACACGGTCCGGATGGAGTTTGTCGGCGACCAGGCTTTCCTGCAGCTCCCCGCCGTCATTGAAAGAGTGAACTCGTACGGCGAGATGGTTGACATCACACTGCGTCCAGGGGCCGACGCCCAGCAGATCCTGAGGAGCGCCGTAGAGCGCGGCGTTCAGGTCCGCCGTTTTGAGCTGATTGAACCTCCGTTGAACGATATCTTTATTGAAAAAGTTTCGGAGCGAAATGCGTAAGATCTGGCTTGTCGTCAAGCGCGAATACATTACCCGGGTACGCACCAAAGCCTTCATTCTGGGGACCCTCGCACTCCCGATTCTCTCGATAGCGTTTCTGCTGATTTCAATACTCCTCTCGGGAGGAAGTTCCGGAAATTCAGTGAGAATTGTCATCATAGATGAAGCCGGGGGAATCGGGGATGCTGTCGAGAGTGCACTGATGGAGAACAAATCGGCGGCTCAGCCCAAAACTCAGGTTGCCCAGGTTGTGGAACAACCGACGCCGCAGCTCATGGCGTATTTCAATTCCCAGATTAAGAACGATGAAATTGAAGGTATCCTGGTGCTGCCGAAAGGGCTGTTAAACGGGACGTCTGCAGCGGAGTTCTATACGAGGAGCATGCGCGCAGCGGCCCTGATTGGACCCCTTGAACAAGCTGTGAGCACGGTTATCATTTCGCGCAGGTTGAGTGCAGAGGGGAAAAAGGTCGGTGGAATGAAGAACGTTTTCGACCTTGTGCGGGTTCAGTTAGTGAACCCTTCTTTACAGAAGGAAGAAGACCCCGCCGAGACCAATTTCACCATCGCCATCATCGCTGGCATGGTGCTATACATGACTTTGATAGTTTATGGGATGTCGACCATGCACTCCGTGATGGAGGAAAAATCGACCCGCATGATTGAAATCCTGGTTTCCTCCGTCAAGCCGTTCGACCTGCTGGCGGGGAAGATCCTGAGCGTTGGGGCCGTAGCGCTCACGCAATACCTGGTGTGGGCGGTTGCTGTCGGCGTGCTGTTTGCTTCGGCGGCAAGCGTCACAGCATTTGTGCGTCCCGGGGCCACCACTCCCGGCATCAGCCTTTCGCCCAGCCTGTTGATCTATCTGGTCGTCTTTTTTCTGGCAGGCTACTTCCTCTACTCGGCGCTTTACGCGGCGGCCGGCGCTATCGTTTCAAACGACGAAGAAGCTCGCCAGGCACAGATGCCTCTCACCCTGATGATTCTATGCAGTTTCATGCTATTCAACGTGATCCTGAACAATCCTAATTCCACGCTTTCCGTTATCCTATCAATGACGCCATTCCTCTCACCCATTCTGATGACCCTCCGCGTGGCCATGCAGACTCCGCCTTTGTGGCAGATTATTCTGGCGCTTGCGTTTTCCATTGCAACCACCATCTACACGATCCGCCTCTCGGCCAAGATTTACCGGGTCGGCATCCTGATGTACGGGAAGCGGCCAACGTTGAAGGAATTACGCCGCTGGCTGAGGTATTCTTGAGAGCGCGAAGTCTCCTCAGCGCCTGAGGCAGCAGACTCCCGGCGGGATCGGAGAGCCGTGCGGGCAGGTCTGGGGGTGTTTGAGGAAGACGCAGAGCTTTTCGGTGACTTCCGTGCTCAGGCTGTGTTCAATCTTGCAGGCATTTTCATCCAGCAGATCTTCGTGGATCTGGAACATCTCGTAAAACAGCCGCTCGGAAAGCCGGTGGCGGCGGATCACCTCATTGGCTCGCCGCCGGCCCTGGGCGGTGAATGAAATCATGTCATCCGGGTCAAGTCGCACCAGCTCTTCCTGGGCCATCAGCAGGAAAGTGGCACGGTTCTGGGTAAACTCCGGAAGGGCGGAAGAGCGGAAAACCTCCTTGCCCGAATCTTCTTCGTAGTGCCAGACGGCTTTAAGAAGGTTTTCGATCAGCTCCTGCTCGTAAGCCGGGAAGACCGAAACCTCCGTGAGCTTTCCATGATGGAGCTCGATGCGGCGCTCTGCCATGCGGCCGATTTCAGGGTCGTGCGTTACCATCACGATGGTGTGGCCCTCGCGATGCAGCTCAGTGAAAAGGCCCATCACCAGCGTTTCGTTCACTTCATCCAGATTTCCGGTGGGTTCGTCGGCAAGAATCAAATTGGGCTGGTTGATAAGCGCCCGCGCCACGCAAACTCGCTGCTGTTCGCCGCCGGACAACTGCGAGGGCAGGTGATGAATCCGGTCGCTCAGTCCCACCCGCACCAGCGCTTCGCGTGCCTCCGATTCTTCCGCCATGCTGTGGAAATATTGCGCCAGCATCACGTTTTCAACCGCCGTAAGGTAAGGTACCAGATGGAATTGCTGGAAGACGAAGCCGATCTTTTCGGCGCGGAAACGGGCGAGATCGGCAGAAGAAAGCTTGCCGACTTCTTCGCCGCCTACCCGAATTGAACCCCCGCTCGGCGAATCGAGTCCGCCAAGGATGTTCATCAGGGTGCTCTTGCCCGATCCAGAAGGGCCCATCACGGCGATCCACTCTCCCTTGTCTACGGAGAAAGAAACCTCCCTCAGGGCTGCGACGGACGCGCCGTATCGCCGGGTCAGATTTTCAACTTCAATAAAAGCCAACGGATTACTCTCCTTTAAGAGCGGTGGCTGGTTGAATGCGGCGCATGACACCGACAGGGAAGAATGTGGCCAGCGCCGCCAGCAGAATGGTGGCACTCCACACCAGCGGCAGCGTCCACCACACAACGCCCAGGCTTACTCCAAAAAGCCGCATACCCACCTGGGCGGCTAGGAAACCGCCCACGGCAAACCCTGCAACTCCGGCCACCAGTCCCAGGCTTGCGCCTTCCATCAGGAACAGCCGGGTGACTTCCGGGTTGGTTGCACCCAGGGCTTTCATCACAGCGATATCTTTCCTCCGCTCCAGGACGATAGCGGTCATGGTGGCCATCACGCATAGAGCGATAATCGCCAGAATTAAGCCCATCAACGAAATCAAGAGTCCCCGGATCGTGTGCAGGACCTTTCCTTGAGAGTACACGATTTGGCGAATGGGCCGCACGTCAAGGTGGGGGAAAGCCGCTGCCATCTGACGAACGCCCCGGTCAATCTCAGTAGCCTGGCCCGGGATGTTCATGTGGATCACGCTGATTTTGCCTTCCAGGCCGCCCAGCTTCTGCAGTTCAGAGAGAGGAACAAAAACCTGGTCGTCTTCCGAGGAGCCGGTGGAAATCACGCGCACCACCTGAAAAATTTGGGAACCCGTTTCGCCCTGAGCGGCCCCGGCTGTTAATTTCACCGCGTCCCCAGGCTTCAGCTGGAAGCGCTGGGCAAGGTGTGTTCCCACGGCGCAAGAGCCCGGCCCAAGCGGACCGTCATCAGCTCCTGCTGTGACGCGCCAGCCCGGCACCAGGACCTTCAGAGCGCTGAAATCAGATCCTACGGCGACAATGTTCTCAAAGTCCGGCAGCCGGGGCCCCCCCGCCGGTACGCGTGAAATTCGCGTTACCAGGTAAAGCACCGGCGCGGCAACAAGCCCATTCACCTTCGATCGAAGCGACTCCACTTGCTGGAAGGCTGCCCCGTCCATAAATCCACCTACTGCCGCCTGGCCGCCCGATGCCGCTCCTTTGCTGCTGAGAATGACATTGGCGCCGTAAGAGCGGAACTCCTGAGTCATCTTGC
Protein-coding regions in this window:
- a CDS encoding FtsX-like permease family protein, producing MSERSEQTGKRRSLFWRLWVRSLVVRRPQAALAVISLLVGASLASMLLNLYSDVHRKMTQEFRSYGANVILSSKGAASGGQAAVGGFMDGAAFQQVESLRSKVNGLVAAPVLYLVTRISRVPAGGPRLPDFENIVAVGSDFSALKVLVPGWRVTAGADDGPLGPGSCAVGTHLAQRFQLKPGDAVKLTAGAAQGETGSQIFQVVRVISTGSSEDDQVFVPLSELQKLGGLEGKISVIHMNIPGQATEIDRGVRQMAAAFPHLDVRPIRQIVYSQGKVLHTIRGLLISLMGLILAIIALCVMATMTAIVLERRKDIAVMKALGATNPEVTRLFLMEGASLGLVAGVAGFAVGGFLAAQVGMRLFGVSLGVVWWTLPLVWSATILLAALATFFPVGVMRRIQPATALKGE
- a CDS encoding ATP-binding cassette domain-containing protein is translated as MAFIEVENLTRRYGASVAALREVSFSVDKGEWIAVMGPSGSGKSTLMNILGGLDSPSGGSIRVGGEEVGKLSSADLARFRAEKIGFVFQQFHLVPYLTAVENVMLAQYFHSMAEESEAREALVRVGLSDRIHHLPSQLSGGEQQRVCVARALINQPNLILADEPTGNLDEVNETLVMGLFTELHREGHTIVMVTHDPEIGRMAERRIELHHGKLTEVSVFPAYEQELIENLLKAVWHYEEDSGKEVFRSSALPEFTQNRATFLLMAQEELVRLDPDDMISFTAQGRRRANEVIRRHRLSERLFYEMFQIHEDLLDENACKIEHSLSTEVTEKLCVFLKHPQTCPHGSPIPPGVCCLRR
- the trxB gene encoding thioredoxin-disulfide reductase, giving the protein MVRNVVIIGSGCAGLTAAIYAGRANLNPLVVRGHEAGGQLTLTTLVENYPGFPKGVQGPELIELMQKQAEEFGAECREGQVTRADLSRRPFSLDVDKETIETQALIVATGASAKLLGLESERKLLGHGVSTCATCDGYFYRGKDVVVVGGGDTAAEDALFLTRYAKQVTVVHRRGQLRASKIMQKRMFDNKIINPVWNTVVTDVLDPARGEVTGVRLKNVETGEEAVRDVHGVFIAIGHSPNTGLFKGQLEMNDVGYLVTHDGSHTNVPGVFAAGDCRDHIYRQAVTAAGTGCMAAMDAEKFLAESSHAK
- a CDS encoding ABC transporter permease, yielding MRKIWLVVKREYITRVRTKAFILGTLALPILSIAFLLISILLSGGSSGNSVRIVIIDEAGGIGDAVESALMENKSAAQPKTQVAQVVEQPTPQLMAYFNSQIKNDEIEGILVLPKGLLNGTSAAEFYTRSMRAAALIGPLEQAVSTVIISRRLSAEGKKVGGMKNVFDLVRVQLVNPSLQKEEDPAETNFTIAIIAGMVLYMTLIVYGMSTMHSVMEEKSTRMIEILVSSVKPFDLLAGKILSVGAVALTQYLVWAVAVGVLFASAASVTAFVRPGATTPGISLSPSLLIYLVVFFLAGYFLYSALYAAAGAIVSNDEEARQAQMPLTLMILCSFMLFNVILNNPNSTLSVILSMTPFLSPILMTLRVAMQTPPLWQIILALAFSIATTIYTIRLSAKIYRVGILMYGKRPTLKELRRWLRYS
- a CDS encoding tetratricopeptide repeat protein, whose translation is MDPVKKPEFELIQIDPIRQFEAITDCPDEQIDLAEAALAIAVTEYPRLDPAPFIEKLDRLAARIEADPTFSALANIAAINRVLFEEEEFRGNTKEYDDPRNSYLNDVLERKKGIPITLSLVYTEVARRKGVPVAGVGFPGHFLVKHPGPPAEIIIDPFHCGAVLSNSDCSALLREHFGPETELKPEYFATCTKKQILARMLNNLKGTYYRRRDYSKVLTMIELSLATREDVLTNVRDRGMVFFAMRRYSDAVRELKVYLKLAESEDPEVQEVLQMVGRLKGMMN
- a CDS encoding ATP-binding cassette domain-containing protein, with the protein product MNAVSLEKVTKRYDSFDAVRCLTMEIKEGAVFGLLGPNGAGKTTTLRMIVRILIPDEGSVEVLGQPLSERTQDLIGYLPEERGLYRQMRLLEILRFLGALKGLSEAESERRARVWLDRLGLGDRFNDEVNSLSRGMQQKIQFIAAIIHRPQLVILDEPFTGLDPVNAAIIKDVMLELRNQGATIILSTHRMDQVEQMCDSICLMNKGQKLLDGDLKAIKKSYGNNTVRMEFVGDQAFLQLPAVIERVNSYGEMVDITLRPGADAQQILRSAVERGVQVRRFELIEPPLNDIFIEKVSERNA
- a CDS encoding O-methyltransferase, translated to MPRIFEPQAEAYINSLLPARDAVLRKMESYAAKHDVPIVGPACARVLLQLALLVRARRVFEMGSAIGYSTVWLARAVGPRGKVFYTDGDPANAERARAYLREAGVLGRVKIMVGDALESLKVTPGQFDLIFNDVSKTQYPEVFKLAVPRVRVGGLFITDNVLWHGKVAQPAAADDAETRAVQKFNRLVYKSPDLLTTIVPLRDGLAVCLKQK
- a CDS encoding FAD-dependent oxidoreductase — encoded protein: MRMKRRVFLQNSLAGLGGVIFAGSRAFAAAKAYDVVVYGATASGVAAAVAAARQGARAALVEPGTHLGGMVSGGLGHTDTGRIETIGGISLEFFKRVGRHYNQPVAWDFEPHVAEDVFKTMAREARVNVVYDTCLRERGAVQRKDNRITSITMENGEVFSGQVFIDASYEGDLMAQSGVTFTWGREGRNQYDESFAGVRDGHRYAGHWFEVPVSAYDSRHQLLPYVYRGPRGKAGTADKKVQAYNFRMCLTKDKSNQIPIPRPDNYNPHDYELLTRLIAATVEAKKSLPRLGELIIISNLPNGKADINNHGAFSTDYIGRNWDYPNASYERRGESWREHANYTAGFFYYLGHDHRVPSELRKEVLKWGLAKDEFTDTGSWPFQLYVRESRRMVGEYVMVQRDLGTEATKPDAVGMGSYNTDSHNVQRYVDEKGNVQNEGDVEVPTVPFQIPYRVLLPKREECGNLLVPVCASASHIGYGALRLEPVYMIMGEAAGVAATMAADRSQAVQTVDSGALAKELTKRGAVMEWTNPERLQLKPVV